DNA sequence from the Microscilla marina ATCC 23134 genome:
AAACCAAAGTAGTATGCACTACCGTAGGACCTTATGCCAAATATGGTGACTTACTGGTAGAGCTTTGTGTAACGCAGGGAGTGCATTATTGTGACTTGACTGGAGAAATACAATGGATGCGCCGCACCATAGACCAACACCACCAACAAGCCCAGGTAAACCAAACCAAGATTGTACATTGCTGTGGGGTAGACTCCATTCCATCGGATATGGGTGTATACTTTTTGCAAAAGCAAGCCCAAAAGCAGTGGCAGGCTTATGCCAAAGAGGTAAAGCTACGCCTCACCGAGGTAAGTGGTGGTGTGAGTGGAGGAACAGTAGCAAGCCTTGACAATGTAATGGAAGAGGCAAAAAAAGACCCGCAAGTGCAAGCCGTGCTTGACAATCCTTATAGCCTCAATCCAGTAGGGCAACAACAAGGCAATGATCAACTCGAACTGACCGAAACAACTTATGATGATGATTTCAAAGCCTGGATTGCTCCTTTTGTAATGGCAGCCATCAACGCCAGAGTAGTACGCCGCAGTCACGCCTTGAATGGTTTTCCTTATGGAGAAGATTTTCGGTACGATGAAGCTACTTTTACGGGTGAAGGCATTACTGGCTGGGCAAAGGCTCAACTCACTTCGGTAGTATCCAACGCTCTGTTTGATCCAACGTCGTTTCTTAAAAAACTCATCAATCCTTTTTTACCCGATCCGGGCAAAGGACCTTCAGAAAAACAACGGGAAAACGGCTATTATAAAATGGTGTTACGGGGGGAGTCTGCCGATGGCAAAGTGCTCAAAGTATTGGTACACGGCGATCGCGATCCTGGCTACGGATCTACTTCTAAAATGCTGGCCGAAAGCGCAGTATGTTTAGCCAAAGACGAACTTCCGGCTAGTTATGGTGTACTTACCCCACATACCGCAATGGGCGAAGCCCTGCTGCAACGCCTTGAGAAAAATGCAGGAGTAAAGTTTAGTCTACTGGAAGATTGAGTGTGTTTGACAGGGGCATCCTGCTATAGTTTTGTTGTTGATAAGTTTTTTATGAAAT
Encoded proteins:
- a CDS encoding saccharopine dehydrogenase family protein, with the translated sequence MHKAYDIVLWGATGFTGQLVAQYLLHQYGTGQALAWAIAGRNESKLKKIRTELGNENIPMIIADSHDRASLEAMVQQTKVVCTTVGPYAKYGDLLVELCVTQGVHYCDLTGEIQWMRRTIDQHHQQAQVNQTKIVHCCGVDSIPSDMGVYFLQKQAQKQWQAYAKEVKLRLTEVSGGVSGGTVASLDNVMEEAKKDPQVQAVLDNPYSLNPVGQQQGNDQLELTETTYDDDFKAWIAPFVMAAINARVVRRSHALNGFPYGEDFRYDEATFTGEGITGWAKAQLTSVVSNALFDPTSFLKKLINPFLPDPGKGPSEKQRENGYYKMVLRGESADGKVLKVLVHGDRDPGYGSTSKMLAESAVCLAKDELPASYGVLTPHTAMGEALLQRLEKNAGVKFSLLED